One Natronolimnobius sp. AArcel1 genomic region harbors:
- a CDS encoding HalOD1 output domain-containing protein, whose product MNDNSTHAESPSVDGGIGETDTGTVLRTAFEIDETDAVVVTIVTSVATIMDEAVDDMPPLYDTIDTEAVTELLAHGRHGRNSTIISFFYHGCQVTISSRGDLVVAAPT is encoded by the coding sequence ATGAATGATAACTCGACACACGCAGAATCGCCATCCGTCGATGGGGGGATCGGCGAAACCGACACTGGAACTGTTCTCCGCACTGCGTTCGAAATCGACGAAACCGACGCAGTCGTCGTTACCATCGTGACGAGCGTCGCGACCATCATGGACGAAGCCGTCGACGACATGCCTCCGCTGTACGACACCATCGACACCGAAGCCGTCACTGAACTGCTGGCACACGGCCGACACGGACGCAACTCGACGATCATCTCCTTTTTTTACCACGGCTGTCAGGTAACAATCTCGAGTCGTGGCGATCTCGTCGTTGCAGCGCCGACGTAA